The sequence below is a genomic window from Streptomyces sp. NBC_00582.
CCGTACGGCCGTGCTCGACGTCCATGTCGACAACGGCCGTGCCCAGGCCTTCTACGCACGTCAGGGCTGGTTCCCGGACCCGGAGAACCCGCCCGCGCAGGACGATCACCACCTCTTCCTGCGCTTCTCGGTGGGAGGGACGTCCGGCGGGGAATGAACCCCGCTGCTTGAACGTTCATGCACTCGGCGGAGGGAGTCTCCGTTCCCCGTACGAGCTGGAGAGAGCCGAGAAGATGCGCGTCGAGATCTGGTCGGACATCGCCTGTCCCTGGTGCTACGTCGGCAAGGCCCGCTTCGAGAAGGCCCTCGCAGCCTTCCCGCACCGCGAGCAGGTCGAGGTCGTGCACCGCTCCTTCGAGCTCGACCCGGGACGCACCAAGGGCGACGTCCAGCCCGTGATCACGATGCTCACCAAGAAGTACGGCATGAGCGAGCGGCAGGCCCAGGCCGGTGAGGAGAACCTGGGCGCCCAGGCCGCCGCCGAGGGGCTGGAGTACCGGACCCGGGGCCGCGACCACGGCAACACCTTCGACATGCACCGCCTGCTGCACTTCGCCAAGGAGCAGGGCCGCCAGGACGAGCTGATCCAGCTCCTGTACCGGGCGAACTTCGCCGAGGAGCGCTCCCTGTTCACCGAGGGCGACGAGCGGCTCGTGGAACTGGCCGCCGAGGCCGGCCTGGACGCCGACGCCGCCCGTGCGGTCCTCGCCGACCCGGCCGCCTACGCCGACGACGTCCGCACCGACGAGCGCGAGGCCGCACAGCTCGGCGCGAACGGCGTCCCCTTCTTCGTCCTCGACCGCGCCTACGGCGTCTCCGGCGCCCAGCCCACCGAGGTCTTCACCCAGGCCCTCACCCAGGCCTGGGGCGACCGCTCCCCGCTGAAGCTGATCGACGACGGCGGCGCCGAGGCGTGCGGCCCGGACGGGTGCGCGGTGCCGCAGCACTGAGCGCGCAGGCCGGGGCGGACGTATAAGCGTTGCTTAGGGGATCCGCGCAGAAATCCGCAATGGACTTCTACTTCCCGTGGCCGCACAGTGGTGCCATGGACCCCTTCGAGAGCCTCGTCCGCGCCGAGTTCGCCCCGAAGACAACCTTCCTGGACACCGCGAGCAGCGGTCTGCTCCCGGCCCGTACCGTGACCGCCCTCCACGAGGCCGTGGCGACCCGGGCCGAGGGCCGGCCCCTGGACTCGCTGTTCGCGGACGTGGAGAACGCCCGCGCCGCCTTCGCCCGCCTGGCCGGGGTACCGGTCGGGCGGGTCGCGGCGGGCCCCTCGGTCGCCGCGCACACCGGTCTGATCGCCGCCGCGCTGCCCTCCGGCGCCGAGGTCCTCACCGCCGAGGGCGACTTCACCTCCGTCCTGAACCAGTTCCACGTCCGCGGCGACCTCAAGGTGCGGGCCGTCCCGCTGGAGCGGCTCGCCGAGTCGGTCCGCCCGGACACCGCGCTCGTCGCCGTCAGCGCCGCCCAGTCCGCCGACGGCCGGATCGCCGACCTGCCCGCCCTGCGCGCGGCGGCCGCCGACCACGGCGCCCGCACCTACGTCGACTTCTCCCAGGCCGCCGGCTGGCTGCCCTTCGAGGCGGACGGGTACGACTTCACCGTCTCCACCACCTTCAAATGGCTGCTCGGCCCGCACGGCGCCGCCTTCCTCGTCGTCCCCGAGGACTTCGGCGGACTGGTCCCGATGCTGGCCGGCTGGGTCGCCGCGGAGAAACCCTGGGAGAGCTGCTACGGCCCCGTCAGCGAACTCGCCCACTCCGCCCGCCGGTTCGACGTCAGCCCCGCCCTGTTCAGCTACGCGGGGGTGCGCCGCTCGCTCGAACTCGTCGAGGAACTCGGCGTCGAGGCCATCCACGCCCACGACCTGGCCCTCGCCGACCGTTTCCGCACCGGACTCGCCGCCCTCGGCCACACCCCGCTGCCCGCCCCCGGCTCCCCGATCGTCTCGGTGCCCGGACTCGGCGCGCGCCGGGCCGAGTTGGGCGAGGCCGGCATCCAGGTCTCCGACCGGGTCGGCAACCTGCGCGCGTCCTTCCACCTCTTCAACACCCCCGCCGACGTCGATCGCCTGCTGGACGCGCTGGCGCGCTGAGACCCCTTGCCGCCCGCGCGCCCGGGACGCTAGGAAGGCACCAGGGGTGGTGGTGCCGGTGGAACCCACGGACGCGCAGGCGGACGCCGAGCTGCACGGGCGGCTGGTGTACGGGGACGGGGCCGCGCTGGCCGAGACGTACGCCGTCTACGGCGGGCTGGTGCGGCGGATCGCCCTGCGTGTGACCCGCAGCCCGGCCGCCGTCGAGGACGTCGCGCAGGAGGTCTTCACCGAGCTGTGGTCCCGCCCGTACGCCTTCGACGCGCGCCGGGGCAGCCTGCGGACCTGGCTGTCGATGCTCGCGCACCGGCGGGCCGTGGACTGGGTGCGCCACGAGGCACGGCACCGCAGGGCCGCCCCCGCCGACGACAGCGCCCTGCACACCCTCCCGGACACCGCTCCCGGCCCCGACGAGACCGTCATGGACCGCGAACGCTCCCTGCTGCTGCACTCCGCGCTCGCCGAACTCCCGCCGCCCCAGCGGGAGGTGGTGCACCTCGCCTACTTCGCGGGCCGCACCTACCGCGAGGCCGCCGCCGAACTGGGCATCCCCGAGGGCACCGCCAAGACCCGGCTGCGCACCGCCCTGCGCAGACTGGCCGAGACACTGGCCGACCCGCCCGAACGGTCCCTGGGGAGAGGCGCCATGAGGGCGACAGCGGAAGGAGGCGACCGGTGACCACCGACCACGACGAGCTGCGCGACCTGGTGGCCGCCGCGGCCTTCGACGCCGTCACACCCGCCGAGAGGAGGACGGTGGCCCGGCACCTGGGCGCCTGCGCCCCGTGCGCGACCGAGGCGGCCCGACTGCACGAGACCGTACGCCTGCTGGACATGCCCCCCGGGCCCGACACCGGGCCATACACCGCGGCCACCGGGACGGACGCCGGGACCGGGACCGAGGCCGGGACCGTGGTGGGGGCAGCGGCAGGGGACGGCACCGGGGCGGGCGCCGGGGCCGAGGTCGGAGGCGGCACCGGGACCGATGCCGGGGCCGGCGCCTGGGACGACACCGGCCCCGACGTGGGGACGGACGCCTGGGACGGCACCGGGGCCGGCGCCTGGGACGCCGCCGGACCCGATGTCTTGGGTGACGCCGGCACTGACGTCGGCACCGACGTGGGGACGGACGCCGGGGGCGGCACCGGGACCGATGCCGGGGTCGACGCCTGGGTCGATGCCTTGGGCGACGCCGGCACCGACGTGGGGACGGACGCCGGGGGCCGCACCGGGACCGATGCCGTGGCCGGCGCCTGGGTCGATGCCTTGGGCGACGCCGGCACCGACGTGGGGACGGACGCCGGGGGCCGCACCGGGACCGATGCCGTGGCCGGCGCCTGGGTCGATGCCTTGGGCGACGCCGGCACCGACGTGGGGACGGACGCCGGGGGCCGCACCGGGGCCGACGCCTGGGACGACGCCTGGGGCGGCACCGGGACCGACGCCTGGGATCGCGGCGGGGCGGACGCCGGGGCGCGTGCCGGGGCCGTGGTCGGGGCAGGGGGTGAGGACGTGGTGGCCGGGCTGTTCGGCGGCCGTCGGCGGCCGGGGCACGCGCTGCGGCCGCCGGCCGTGCCGGTGGCCGGGCACGCCGCCGCCTACGCCGCGGCCGTGGCCGCCCTCACCGCACTGCTGCCCCACGTGGACGGCACCGGGGGACACCACCGCTGGAAGGTCCCGGTCGTGCACGACTGGGACGTCCAGGCCACCCTCGCCCATCTCCTCGCCGCCGACGAACAGCTCGCGGGGCAGCTCGGCGTGGAGCCGAGGGTGCCGCCCTCACCGGTCGTGGACGGCGAGCCCTGGGAGGCGTACTGGAACCGGCGCACCGCCGACACCGTCCGCCACGAACTCCGGCACGCACCCGGGCACACGCGCGCCGCCTGGCAGGCCCAGGCGGCCGCGCTGCTCGCCGCACCCGAGGCCCACGACCCCGAACGGGCCGCCCGCCCGGTCGCGTTGATGGGCATGCTGCTGCCCGTCGCCGACCACTTCGCCGTACGGGCCTTCGAGACCTGGATCCACACCGACGACATCGGCCGCGCCCTCGGCCTCCATGTCCCACCGCCGCCCGCGCCGCATCTGGAGCGTCTCGTCGGGCTGGCGGTGGGCGCCCTCGGTCAGGCCCTGGGCCCCGCCGCCCCGCCCGTGCGCTGCACGGTCACCGGCATCGGTGCGTGGACCCTGGGCGCCGGCATCGGTCCGGTGCGGGCCGAACTCGCCCTGGAGGCCGTCGAGTTCTGCTTCCTGGCGGGCGGCCGACGCGCCCCGGACACGGTGCCGCACACGGCCACGGGCGACGCCGCCGCCGTACGGAACGTACTGGAGCGGACGGCGGCGCTGGCGTGGCTGTAGGCCCGGCCCTCAGTGGACGGGGGTGAAGTCCCTCGCCCCGATGAACTCCGGTCGGCGCACCGGCGCGGCGAACGGCTCCACCGCCGCGTTCTCCACGCTGTTGAACACGATGAAGACGTTGCTGCGCGGGAACGGCGTGATGTTGTCGCCCGAGCCGTGCATGGCGTTGCAGTCGAACCAGGTCGCCGAGCCCGCCCGGCCGGTGAACAGCCGGATGCCGTACTCGCCCGCCAGCGTGGTCAGCGCCTCGTCCGAGGGCGTGCCCGCGTCCTGCATCTGCAGCGACTTCTTGTAGTTGTCCTTCGGTGTGGCGCCCGCGCAGCCGAGGAACGTCCGGTGCGAGCCCGGCATGATCATCAGGCCGCCGTTGGTGTCGAGGTTCTCGGTCAGCGCGATCGACACGGACACCGTCCGCATGTTCGGCAGCCCGTCCTCCGCGTGCCAGGTCTCGAAGTCGGAGTGCCAGTAGAAGCCGCCCGCCCCGAAACCCGGCTTGACGTTGATCCGGGACTGGTGCACGTACACGTCCGAGCCGAGGATCTGCCGGGCCCGCCCGACCACCCGCTCGTCCCGCACGAGCGCCGCGAAGACGGGGCTCAGCCGGTGCACCTCGAAGACCGAGCGGATCTCCTTGGAGCGGGGCTCGACGATCGACCGTTCGTCGGCCCGGATCTCCGGGTCGGTGACGAGCCGCTCCAGCTCCCGCCGGCAGACGGCCACCTCGTCGTCGCTGATGAGCTGTTCGACGGTGAGGAAGCCGTCGCGCTCGTACGTCTGGAGTTCGGCCGACGGGATCGGGCCCGGGGTGCTGGGGGACCCCCAGACGACGGGGTCCTGGCGGGGGACGGACACCTCGGTGGTGCCGCGGGTGGGATAGAGATCGGTGACGGTGGTCATGACGGTCACACCTCCTCGGGTTCGGTGAGCTCGGGCTCGGTGAGCAGGGGATAGACGCCGTTCTCGTCGTGGTCCTCCCGGCCCGTCACGGGCGGGTTGAACACGCAGAGGCAGCGGAAGTCCTCCAGGACGCGCAGCGTGTGCCGCTCATGGCCGTCCAGGAGGTACAGGGTTCCGGGAGTGATCGAGTGGGTCGTCCCGGTCTCGTGGTCGGTGAGCTCGGCGGCGCCCTCCACACAGACCACGGCCTCGATGTGGTTGGCGTACCACATCGACGTCTCGGTACCGGCGTACAGAATCGTCTCGTGCAGGGAGAACCCGACCCGCTCCCGGGCCAGCACGATCCGCTTGCTCTCCCAGGTGCCGGACGCGGCCCGCACATGCCGGTCGGTGTTCTCGATGTCCTTGAACGAACGGACGATCATGGCGTTCCTCTCCGCCGGTGGCTGCTAGACGGTTTCCCGGACGGCACGGGCCAGCACGCTCAGGCCCTCGTCCAGCTCCTCCGGGGCGACGGTCAGGGCCGGCAGCAGCTTGACGACCTCGCTCTCCGGGCCGGAGGTCTCGATCAGCAGCCCCAGCTCGAAGGCGCGCCGCGCGACCCGTGCGGCCCGCTCCTTGTCGTGGAACTCCAGCCCCCACACGAGACCCCGCCCCCGGTACTCCTTCACATCGGCGAGGTTCTCCTCGGTGATCGAGATCAGCGCCTCCTCCACCTGCTCGCCGCGCGCGCGGGTCTGCTTCTCCATGACGGACCCGTCGGCCCAGTACGTCTCCAGCGCCGCGGTCGCGGTCACGAAGGCCGGGTTGTTGCCGCGGAAGGTGCCGTTGTGCTCGCCCGGCTCCCACACGTCCAGCTCCGGCCGGAACAGACACAGCGACATGGGCAGTCCGTACCCGCTGATGGACTTCGACACGGTGACGATGTCGGGGGTGATCCCGGCCTCCTCGAAGGAGAAGAAGGCACCGGTGCGCCCGCACCCCATCTGGATGTCGTCGACGATCAGCAGCATGTCCTGCCGCTCGCACAACTCCTTCAGGGCGCGCAGCCACGCGGGCCGGGCCACATTGATCCCGCCCTCGCCCTGCACGGTCTCCACGATCACCGCGGCCGGCTTGTTGAGCCCGGACCCCTGGTCCTCCAGGAGCCGCTCGAACCACAGGAAGTCCGGGACGGTCCCCTCGAAGTAGTTGTCGAAGGGCATCGGCGTGCCGTGCACCAGCGGAATCCCGGCGCCGGCCCGCTTGAAGGCGTTCCCCGTGACGGCCAGCGACCCGAGCGACATGCCGTGGAAGGCGTTGGTGAACGACACGATCGCCTCGCGCCCCTTCACCTTCCGCGCCAGTTTCAGCGCGGACTCCACCGCGTTGGTGCCGGTCGGTCCGGGGAACATCACCTTGTACGGCAGGTCGCGCGGCCGCAGGACCAGCTCCCGGAAGGCCTCCAGGAAGCCGCGCTTGGCGACGGTCGACATGTCGAGCGCGTGGGTCACCCCGTCCCGCGCCAGATAGTCGATCAGCGCCCGTTTCAGTACGGGGTTGTTGTGGCCGTAGTTGAGAGAGCCGGCACCGGCGAAGAAGTCGAGGTACCGGTGGCCGTCCTCGTCGTACATCAGGCTGCCCTGCGCACGGTCGAAGACGGCGGGCCAGCCACGGCAGTAGCTGCGCACCTCGGACTCGAGGGTCTCGAACACGCTGAGGTCGGGCTGGGTGATGGTCACGGCGAAATCGCTCCTCGGTGTGGGGGACTGAGGGATCAGCGGGTGTGGGGGAGGGACAGGGGCCCGATGCGGTACAGCACCTCGGGGTCGTGCGGACCGTCCGGGAACAGCCCGGTGCCGAACAGCACCCGCCGACTGACCCGGGCGCCGTGGCGGGCGGCGTACGACGTGAACAGCCGCTCGGAAGCGGTGTTGCCCGGGGTGATGGTGGTCTCGACGGCGGTGATGGGGCGCTCGGCGGCGAGCCGTGCCGTCAGTCCGTCGAGCAGCGCGGCGGCCAGACCCCGGCCCCGGTACGCGGCGTCGACGGCCACCTGCCAGACCAGCAGGGTGCGGGGGTCCGCCGGGCGTACGTACCCGGTGACGAACCCGACCGGTTCCCCGTCGTCCGTACGCGCCACCGCCGAGGTGCCGGCGAAGTCGCGGCACCACAGCAGATAGCTGTAGGACGAGTTCAGATCCAGGCTCCCGGATTCCTTGGCAATACGCCAGAGAACCGCGCCGTCCGTCACGGAAGGGCGGTCGATGAGCAGGTCTGCTTGTGCGGCGGTCATGCGGATTGAACTTACCCAGGGAAATTCAATGACGCATGGAGGGGTCGTGGGGATTCCGTGATGCCAGAGAGGCCGAGGGGTTCTATGCCCCTTTTCTCCCGGTAAAAAAGCCGCATAACGCCCACGTTGTGCAATGCGTCACCCACTCCTGGCGGGTGCGAAATCTCCCGGGTTTAGCGGAAGGAAAACCGGGCAGAAGAACTCAGGAATTCCCCCGAATTCAGACCCCGGTAACCCCGTCGATTTGTTCCCGGAGAATGTCCGCGTGACCGTTGTGGCGGGCGTACTCCTCGATGAGATGAATGAGCACCCAGCGCAGACTGACCACGGCACCGGTCATCGGACCGTCGACGATCCGCCCGGTCTCCTCCAGGGACCGCCCGGCGATCAGCTCACGCCCCCGCGCCACCTCCCGCCGCCAGACCTCCAGCACCTCGTCCAGCCCTCGCGCGGGATCGAGCGCGTACCCGGTCTCCTCCTCGAACACCACCGGCACGTCCAGCCCGGCGAACACCCGCTGGAACCAGTTCCGCTCGACCTCGGTGAGATGCTGCGCGAGCCCCAGCAGCGTCAGCTCGGACGGCGAGGCCGCCGCCGTCCGCGCCTGCCGGTCGTCCAGCCCCGCGCACTTCAGCTCCAACGTGGCCCGATGAAAGTCCAACCAGCTCTCCAGCATGGGAAGTTCATCACCGGTCAGGAGGGGAACGGGCCGGCCGTCGGGAAGCCTCTGAGGCGTTTCGGTGCTCATCCGCCGAGCATGGCACGCACCACTGACCCACAGCCCGCTTCACGACGCCGGACACTCCATCTCAGCCAGTCCGGCGTGCGACGACGGAGGTCCTTCAGAACAGAAGCGGGGCTCCGGGGTCAGCGGCCCTGCGGCGGCGACCGGGGCGAGGCGGCGTGGCCGCAGCCGAGGCGGCGGCCGGGGCCGGGACGGTGGCCGCGCGCCGGTCGGTGGCCGGGGCCGGGACGGTGGCCGGGCGTGAGGCGGTGGCGGGGGCCGAGGTGCTGGCCGCCGCCCAGGCAACGGCAGCCGGCTTCGTGGCGCCGGACGGCCGATCTCAGCCCGTCCGGCGCTTGACGACGAGGCCCGTTCAGGGCCGATGGGGGGCAGCGGCCCCGAGGCGGCGGCCGGCCCCCGAGGCGGTGGCCGGGGCCGGGACGGTGGCCGCGCGCCGGTCGGCGGCCGGGGCCGGGAGGGTGGCCGCGCGTGAGGCGGTGGCCGGAGCCGAGGCGGTGGCCCGGGCCGGGGCGGTGGCCGCGCGCCGGTCGGTGGCCGGGGCCGGGACGGTGGCCGGTTGGTGGCCGGGGCCGGGACGGTGGCCGCGCGCCGGTCGGCGGCCGGGGCCGGGACGGTGGCCGGTCGGCGGCTGGGGCCGGGACGGTGGCCGGTTGGTGGCCGGGGCCGAGGTGCTGGCCGCCGCCCGGGCAGCCGCAGGCCCCGCGATGGTGGGTCGCGCCTACGCCCAGGTCCGCTCCACCGCGCGGAGCGCCTCCGGCACGTCCACCTCGAGGCCGGACTCCGTCAGTGCGGTGCCCAGGGCCACCAGGCTCCCCCGCACCGCGCCCCGCGTGGCGTCCACCCCGTAGTGGTTCACCCGGATCATCTCCTTGGCCAGCGCACCCCCACCCGCCGCCAGCGGCAGCGCGGGATCCATCGCCAGCGCCCGCCCCACCACCTCCGAGGCCACGACCCCCGGCGGTACCCGCAGCGTCGTGGCGACGGGCGCCGCCTCCGCCGCCCGGTGGACGTACGGCTCCAGACCTCCGCCCAGCGCCAGCGCCCCCGCACGCGTCGCCGCCGCGGCCGTCGCGTGCCGGCGCATCACGGTCTGCGGCCCCTCCGCCTCGATCCGCTCCAGGCACGCCTCCAGCGCCAGCATCTCCACCTGCGCCGGCGCGTGCGGCAGCGCCGCGCGTCCGCCGTCGATCCACCGCGCCTTCCAGTCCAGCAGCGAGAGGTACGACCGCCGCGGCGCCCGCGGGTTCGCCGCCATCCGCGCCCACGCCCGCTCGCTGACCGACACCGCCGACACGCCCGCGGGCCCGCCCATCGCCTTCTGCGCGCCGATCACGCACAGGTCGACACCCCACACGTCCGGCAGCACCGGCTCGGCCCCCACGGAGGCGACGGCGTCCAGATAGAACAGCGCCCCCTGCTCCTTCACCGCCTCACCGATCTCCGCCACCGGGTTGGTGTTGCCGGTCGCCGCCTCCGCGTGCACCAGCGAGACGAAGTCGATCTCCGGGTGCTCGGCGAACGCCTCCCGGATCCGCGCCGCCGTCACCGCCGTGTGGAACGGCACCGCCAGATCGATCACCGTGGCGCCGCAGTCCCGCAGCCAGTCGCCGAAGGTCTGCCCGTACGGGCCGGTGATCACGTTGAGCGCCGTCGTACCCGGCCCCGCGGTCCCCCGGATCGCGCCCTCCAGCGGCAGCAACGCCTCCCCCTGCATGATCACGACGTCCTGCTCGGTGCCCAGCAGCCGCGCCACCCGGTCCTCGACCGAGGCGAAACGGGCGGCACTCAGCGGGGCCAGGTCCAGGAACGGGTGCGTCACAGCGGTGCTCTCTTCTCACTCACGGGGTATGAGGTCACGAGAGTAACCGCCACCCCGCCCCGACCCCCGACCGGTGACTTCTCAGGCAGAACGGCCCCGAAGCCATCGGTTTGGTTTGAGAGACCCAAACATCTCCTTATAATCGGAACCCATAGTTCCCTCACAGGAGGTCCCCGTGAACACCGTCCCCGGCCGCCGGGCCCGCACTCTGCCCCGCGTCCTGGCCGCCCTCACCGCGACGGCCGGGCTGGTGCTCGTGTCCGCCTGCACCTCCAGCGACGACGGCTCGAGCGGC
It includes:
- a CDS encoding maleylpyruvate isomerase family mycothiol-dependent enzyme; translated protein: MTTDHDELRDLVAAAAFDAVTPAERRTVARHLGACAPCATEAARLHETVRLLDMPPGPDTGPYTAATGTDAGTGTEAGTVVGAAAGDGTGAGAGAEVGGGTGTDAGAGAWDDTGPDVGTDAWDGTGAGAWDAAGPDVLGDAGTDVGTDVGTDAGGGTGTDAGVDAWVDALGDAGTDVGTDAGGRTGTDAVAGAWVDALGDAGTDVGTDAGGRTGTDAVAGAWVDALGDAGTDVGTDAGGRTGADAWDDAWGGTGTDAWDRGGADAGARAGAVVGAGGEDVVAGLFGGRRRPGHALRPPAVPVAGHAAAYAAAVAALTALLPHVDGTGGHHRWKVPVVHDWDVQATLAHLLAADEQLAGQLGVEPRVPPSPVVDGEPWEAYWNRRTADTVRHELRHAPGHTRAAWQAQAAALLAAPEAHDPERAARPVALMGMLLPVADHFAVRAFETWIHTDDIGRALGLHVPPPPAPHLERLVGLAVGALGQALGPAAPPVRCTVTGIGAWTLGAGIGPVRAELALEAVEFCFLAGGRRAPDTVPHTATGDAAAVRNVLERTAALAWL
- a CDS encoding ectoine synthase — translated: MIVRSFKDIENTDRHVRAASGTWESKRIVLARERVGFSLHETILYAGTETSMWYANHIEAVVCVEGAAELTDHETGTTHSITPGTLYLLDGHERHTLRVLEDFRCLCVFNPPVTGREDHDENGVYPLLTEPELTEPEEV
- a CDS encoding DsbA family oxidoreductase, which gives rise to MRVEIWSDIACPWCYVGKARFEKALAAFPHREQVEVVHRSFELDPGRTKGDVQPVITMLTKKYGMSERQAQAGEENLGAQAAAEGLEYRTRGRDHGNTFDMHRLLHFAKEQGRQDELIQLLYRANFAEERSLFTEGDERLVELAAEAGLDADAARAVLADPAAYADDVRTDEREAAQLGANGVPFFVLDRAYGVSGAQPTEVFTQALTQAWGDRSPLKLIDDGGAEACGPDGCAVPQH
- the ectA gene encoding diaminobutyrate acetyltransferase, with the protein product MTAAQADLLIDRPSVTDGAVLWRIAKESGSLDLNSSYSYLLWCRDFAGTSAVARTDDGEPVGFVTGYVRPADPRTLLVWQVAVDAAYRGRGLAAALLDGLTARLAAERPITAVETTITPGNTASERLFTSYAARHGARVSRRVLFGTGLFPDGPHDPEVLYRIGPLSLPHTR
- a CDS encoding DinB family protein codes for the protein MSTETPQRLPDGRPVPLLTGDELPMLESWLDFHRATLELKCAGLDDRQARTAAASPSELTLLGLAQHLTEVERNWFQRVFAGLDVPVVFEEETGYALDPARGLDEVLEVWRREVARGRELIAGRSLEETGRIVDGPMTGAVVSLRWVLIHLIEEYARHNGHADILREQIDGVTGV
- a CDS encoding aminotransferase class V-fold PLP-dependent enzyme, with protein sequence MDPFESLVRAEFAPKTTFLDTASSGLLPARTVTALHEAVATRAEGRPLDSLFADVENARAAFARLAGVPVGRVAAGPSVAAHTGLIAAALPSGAEVLTAEGDFTSVLNQFHVRGDLKVRAVPLERLAESVRPDTALVAVSAAQSADGRIADLPALRAAAADHGARTYVDFSQAAGWLPFEADGYDFTVSTTFKWLLGPHGAAFLVVPEDFGGLVPMLAGWVAAEKPWESCYGPVSELAHSARRFDVSPALFSYAGVRRSLELVEELGVEAIHAHDLALADRFRTGLAALGHTPLPAPGSPIVSVPGLGARRAELGEAGIQVSDRVGNLRASFHLFNTPADVDRLLDALAR
- a CDS encoding RNA polymerase sigma factor, with product MVVPVEPTDAQADAELHGRLVYGDGAALAETYAVYGGLVRRIALRVTRSPAAVEDVAQEVFTELWSRPYAFDARRGSLRTWLSMLAHRRAVDWVRHEARHRRAAPADDSALHTLPDTAPGPDETVMDRERSLLLHSALAELPPPQREVVHLAYFAGRTYREAAAELGIPEGTAKTRLRTALRRLAETLADPPERSLGRGAMRATAEGGDR
- the thpD gene encoding ectoine hydroxylase; the protein is MTTVTDLYPTRGTTEVSVPRQDPVVWGSPSTPGPIPSAELQTYERDGFLTVEQLISDDEVAVCRRELERLVTDPEIRADERSIVEPRSKEIRSVFEVHRLSPVFAALVRDERVVGRARQILGSDVYVHQSRINVKPGFGAGGFYWHSDFETWHAEDGLPNMRTVSVSIALTENLDTNGGLMIMPGSHRTFLGCAGATPKDNYKKSLQMQDAGTPSDEALTTLAGEYGIRLFTGRAGSATWFDCNAMHGSGDNITPFPRSNVFIVFNSVENAAVEPFAAPVRRPEFIGARDFTPVH
- the ectB gene encoding diaminobutyrate--2-oxoglutarate transaminase, giving the protein MTITQPDLSVFETLESEVRSYCRGWPAVFDRAQGSLMYDEDGHRYLDFFAGAGSLNYGHNNPVLKRALIDYLARDGVTHALDMSTVAKRGFLEAFRELVLRPRDLPYKVMFPGPTGTNAVESALKLARKVKGREAIVSFTNAFHGMSLGSLAVTGNAFKRAGAGIPLVHGTPMPFDNYFEGTVPDFLWFERLLEDQGSGLNKPAAVIVETVQGEGGINVARPAWLRALKELCERQDMLLIVDDIQMGCGRTGAFFSFEEAGITPDIVTVSKSISGYGLPMSLCLFRPELDVWEPGEHNGTFRGNNPAFVTATAALETYWADGSVMEKQTRARGEQVEEALISITEENLADVKEYRGRGLVWGLEFHDKERAARVARRAFELGLLIETSGPESEVVKLLPALTVAPEELDEGLSVLARAVRETV
- a CDS encoding pyridoxal-phosphate-dependent aminotransferase family protein, with the translated sequence MTHPFLDLAPLSAARFASVEDRVARLLGTEQDVVIMQGEALLPLEGAIRGTAGPGTTALNVITGPYGQTFGDWLRDCGATVIDLAVPFHTAVTAARIREAFAEHPEIDFVSLVHAEAATGNTNPVAEIGEAVKEQGALFYLDAVASVGAEPVLPDVWGVDLCVIGAQKAMGGPAGVSAVSVSERAWARMAANPRAPRRSYLSLLDWKARWIDGGRAALPHAPAQVEMLALEACLERIEAEGPQTVMRRHATAAAATRAGALALGGGLEPYVHRAAEAAPVATTLRVPPGVVASEVVGRALAMDPALPLAAGGGALAKEMIRVNHYGVDATRGAVRGSLVALGTALTESGLEVDVPEALRAVERTWA